In Lolium rigidum isolate FL_2022 chromosome 7, APGP_CSIRO_Lrig_0.1, whole genome shotgun sequence, the DNA window GAGGCCGGAGAGGTAGCTgtcgttgatgtcgaagacgACCTCGAGGCAGAGGCGGTTGAAGAGCTCGGCGACCTCGGCGTCGCTGCCGAGCCAGTGCTCGATGATGCCGCGGTCGTGGAGGTACTTGACGTCTTCGGCGGAGTTGATGAGGTTGTCCATGAAGATGGCGTAGGAGGTGATGTTGTTGCCGCCCGGCGTGGCGATGTCCATGTGGCACTGCTCGAAGGCGATGAGGTTGAGGAAGAGCGACTTGGTGGAGTCGTGGATGAGGATGCGCGGTATGTGGAGCACTCCCTTGTCGAACCGGATGTCCCAGAACCGGTCCGTGTTCCGCCGCAGGCACGCACGTGATGGATCTGGGCGGCCTCCCGGCCGGAGCTCCGACACGCACGCAGCGCACCCAACTGCAAAGAATGTCGATCGGTCGATGCATTCCCTCCCACGCGCGCCGcttctttgtttttttattttttatttcccGTCGCGCACACACTCACGCATGGCCACGCCTGGAACTGGTCGTCGGTCCAGATCCCGGCCCAGGAGCATGCGGGATTCGATGCGAGCCCCATCCTCGGCGAGTCGGGCGAGGAACTGAGGGAGCCTCCGTGAGCAACCAGCCCAAGTATTTTCTCGCACCAACCAGCAACGAGAGAGCGCACCGCGCTGCAGCTAACTAATTAATGGAGCGCGAAAAGAGGGAACCCGGCGCGGGAATTAATTACGCGCTGCGCCAGAGAGAGAAATGCGGTCGCCGCCGGAACAGTAAACGCGTTTCTCACGCGCGATGACAAAGCCAGTAAACTTTTTTCTCACGCGATTAATGCcggtgtttttttttcctttatctCCTCGCGCATGCGCATGGTGCTAGGCTGCTAGCTGGAATCGAAGAAGCACGCCCGGCAG includes these proteins:
- the LOC124671737 gene encoding uncharacterized protein LOC124671737, translated to MFELKIKPEPGPMFELKIKPEPGPTWPDPGFSGRVLRVGLPMPSFGCAACVSELRPGGRPDPSRACLRRNTDRFWDIRFDKGVLHIPRILIHDSTKSLFLNLIAFEQCHMDIATPGGNNITSYAIFMDNLINSAEDVKYLHDRGIIEHWLGSDAEVAELFNRLCLEVVFDINDSYLSGLSDQVNRYYDYKWSTWVASLQHNYFTNPWAIVSVVAGVFLLLLTTMQTFYSAYSYYRPST